A DNA window from Fodinibius sp. Rm-B-1B1-1 contains the following coding sequences:
- a CDS encoding Y-family DNA polymerase, translating to MGRSVYALIDCNNFYASCERVFDPSIRGKPIAILSNNDGCVIARSDEAKIAGVKMGVPEFKIRDLIKQKNVVLKSSNYALYGDMSRRVMETLRHLTPKVEPYSIDEAFIEFPKLITNNLDRFGKEIKSTVKRWTGLPVSVGIAPSKTLAKIANERAKSNPKYDGVLNLVENPDLDAILKETKLTDIWGIGGGLSQRLFQENIRNALQLKQQIDKKEWVRSKISVNGLRTVMELNGQPCLEVENISDPRKGIMTSRSFGKAVTDREDLSEAIAQFISIAAEKLRAQNSVASLLHVTLRTNKYSNYKSKYKYGIELPLQMPTANTAYLIRCGRTCLKKLFQPNLRYKKVAVMLTGILPGSEVQTDLFSKDHYTTDERNLMQKVDDINTKYGSETAHFASTGIERTWQMKQEYLSPKYTTQWDDLLEAKA from the coding sequence ATGGGCAGATCAGTATATGCACTTATCGACTGTAATAATTTTTATGCTTCTTGCGAACGCGTTTTTGATCCTTCTATAAGAGGCAAGCCCATTGCCATTTTATCTAATAATGATGGATGCGTAATTGCCCGTTCTGATGAAGCGAAAATTGCGGGTGTTAAAATGGGTGTACCCGAGTTTAAAATTCGGGATCTCATCAAGCAAAAAAATGTTGTTTTAAAATCTTCGAACTATGCACTGTATGGAGATATGTCGCGCCGAGTAATGGAAACACTTCGGCACCTTACTCCAAAGGTCGAACCTTATAGTATTGATGAAGCCTTTATAGAATTTCCGAAGTTGATCACCAACAATTTAGACCGCTTTGGAAAAGAAATTAAATCCACCGTAAAACGGTGGACTGGACTCCCCGTTTCAGTAGGTATTGCCCCATCAAAAACGTTGGCTAAAATTGCCAATGAAAGGGCTAAATCCAACCCCAAATATGATGGGGTATTAAACTTGGTTGAAAATCCTGATTTAGATGCCATCTTGAAAGAAACGAAATTAACTGATATCTGGGGTATTGGTGGGGGCTTATCGCAACGATTATTTCAAGAAAACATCCGGAATGCTCTTCAGTTAAAGCAACAAATTGATAAAAAAGAATGGGTCCGCAGTAAAATAAGTGTCAACGGACTGCGAACTGTAATGGAGCTTAATGGTCAGCCGTGCCTTGAAGTTGAAAATATTAGCGATCCAAGAAAAGGTATTATGACTTCTCGTTCGTTTGGAAAAGCTGTTACGGATCGGGAAGATCTCAGTGAGGCTATTGCGCAATTCATCAGCATTGCAGCCGAGAAACTTCGCGCCCAAAATTCTGTAGCGTCACTGTTACATGTTACACTTCGCACCAATAAGTATTCCAATTATAAATCAAAATATAAGTACGGCATTGAACTTCCTTTGCAGATGCCTACGGCAAATACAGCCTATCTTATTAGGTGTGGTCGCACCTGCCTAAAAAAGTTATTTCAGCCCAATCTTCGCTATAAAAAGGTAGCCGTGATGCTCACCGGTATTCTCCCCGGATCTGAAGTACAAACTGATTTATTTAGCAAAGATCATTACACTACTGACGAACGTAACCTGATGCAAAAAGTGGATGACATCAACACCAAGTATGGCTCGGAAACAGCCCATTTCGCCTCAACCGGTATTGAACGAACCTGGCAGATGAAACAAGAATACTTATCTCCAAAATATACGACTCAATGGGATGATCTTTTAGAAGCAAAGGCCTAA